A genomic window from Thermodesulfitimonas autotrophica includes:
- the ligA gene encoding NAD-dependent DNA ligase LigA has product MTREEARRRIEELRREIEYHNYRYYVLDAPVISDAEFDRLVAELVALEEAFPEFITPNSPTQRVGGAPREGFATVRHRLPMLSLANAFEPGELRDFDRRVRAALPGEQVAYVVEPKIDGLAVSLTYENGEFVQGATRGDGETGEDITPNLRTVRSLPLRLLKDAPPLVEVRGEAYMPKEAFAQLNERREEAGEPPFANPRNAAAGSLRQLDPRVTAHRKLDIFVYGLGYSEGLALTSHHAVLAWLAAQGFKVNPHYRLFPDIEAVIAYCLSWQEKRFDLPYQIDGMVVKVDDLAQQERLGATLKSPRWAVAYKFPPEEAVTRLREIVVSVGRTGVLTPTAVFDPVHLAGTTVSRATLHNEDLIREKDIRMGDYIVVHKAGDVIPEVVRSLPERRTGGEQVFRMPARCPVCGAKTIREEGEVAIRCPNISCPARLKESILHFASRNAMDIRGLGRALVEQLVEKGLVRNVADLYRLKAEDLVRLERMGPKSAANLLREIEASKKRDLGRLIFALGIRHVGERAGKVLAAHFGSLARLMAATAEELTAIPEIGPKMAASIRTFFSEPRNRQVVEALVSAGVNTVAQTATPGGGPLAGKVFVLTGALKEYTREEATARIEALGGRVASSVSRRTDYVVAGENPGSKFEKARELGIRILNEDEFNRLLAGDEI; this is encoded by the coding sequence CTGACGCGGGAAGAGGCGCGCCGCCGGATTGAGGAACTCCGGCGGGAGATCGAGTACCACAACTACCGCTACTACGTTCTCGACGCCCCCGTTATTTCGGACGCCGAGTTCGACCGGTTGGTGGCGGAACTGGTTGCCCTTGAAGAGGCCTTTCCGGAGTTTATCACTCCTAACTCGCCGACGCAGCGGGTTGGCGGCGCGCCGCGGGAGGGCTTCGCCACCGTCCGCCACCGGCTCCCGATGCTGAGCTTAGCCAACGCTTTCGAGCCGGGGGAACTGCGGGACTTCGACCGGCGGGTGCGGGCGGCGCTGCCGGGGGAGCAGGTGGCTTACGTGGTGGAGCCCAAGATCGACGGGCTCGCGGTCTCCCTCACTTACGAAAACGGTGAGTTCGTCCAGGGGGCGACACGCGGGGACGGGGAGACGGGCGAGGACATCACGCCGAACCTCCGGACGGTGCGCTCGCTACCGTTAAGGTTGCTCAAGGACGCGCCCCCGTTGGTGGAAGTGCGCGGTGAGGCTTACATGCCGAAGGAGGCCTTCGCCCAGCTCAACGAGCGGCGGGAAGAGGCGGGCGAACCGCCCTTCGCCAATCCCCGGAACGCGGCCGCCGGTAGCCTCCGGCAGCTCGACCCGCGGGTAACTGCCCACCGCAAGCTCGACATCTTCGTTTACGGCCTCGGCTACAGTGAAGGGCTGGCCCTCACAAGCCACCACGCGGTGCTCGCGTGGCTTGCCGCGCAGGGCTTCAAGGTAAACCCGCACTACCGTCTTTTCCCCGACATCGAGGCGGTTATCGCCTACTGCCTCTCCTGGCAGGAAAAGCGTTTCGACCTCCCCTACCAGATCGACGGGATGGTGGTTAAGGTCGACGACTTGGCGCAGCAGGAGCGGCTTGGGGCGACGCTCAAAAGCCCGCGGTGGGCCGTCGCTTACAAATTCCCGCCCGAGGAGGCGGTGACCCGGTTGCGGGAGATTGTGGTGAGCGTCGGCCGGACCGGCGTTCTCACCCCCACCGCGGTCTTCGATCCCGTGCATCTCGCGGGAACCACGGTGAGCCGGGCGACGCTGCACAATGAGGATTTGATCCGCGAAAAGGACATCCGCATGGGCGACTACATCGTGGTCCACAAGGCCGGGGACGTCATTCCCGAGGTGGTCCGCTCCCTGCCCGAGCGGCGCACGGGCGGCGAGCAGGTTTTCCGGATGCCGGCGCGGTGTCCAGTCTGCGGCGCGAAAACGATCCGGGAAGAGGGCGAGGTGGCCATCCGTTGCCCGAACATCTCCTGTCCGGCGCGGCTCAAGGAGAGCATTTTGCACTTCGCTTCCCGGAACGCGATGGACATCCGGGGCTTGGGGCGGGCGCTGGTAGAGCAATTAGTGGAGAAGGGCCTGGTGCGGAACGTGGCCGATTTGTACAGGCTCAAGGCGGAAGATCTCGTGCGTCTCGAGCGGATGGGACCGAAATCGGCGGCCAACCTGCTGCGCGAGATCGAGGCGAGTAAAAAGCGGGACCTCGGGCGGCTTATCTTCGCCTTAGGTATCCGGCACGTCGGCGAGCGGGCCGGGAAGGTTCTGGCCGCTCACTTCGGGAGCCTGGCGCGACTGATGGCGGCCACGGCGGAAGAGTTGACTGCGATCCCCGAAATCGGGCCGAAGATGGCGGCGAGCATCCGAACCTTTTTTAGCGAACCCCGCAACCGGCAGGTGGTTGAGGCGCTGGTAAGCGCAGGTGTAAACACGGTAGCTCAGACGGCAACGCCTGGTGGCGGGCCGCTGGCCGGCAAGGTCTTCGTCCTCACGGGGGCGCTCAAGGAATACACGCGCGAGGAGGCGACGGCCCGGATCGAAGCCCTGGGCGGCCGCGTCGCGTCGAGTGTGAGCCGGCGGACCGATTACGTGGTGGCGGGGGAGAATCCCGGCTCAAAGTTTGAGAAGGCGCGGGAACTCGGCATCAGGATTTTAAACGAAGACGAGTTCAACCGCTTGCTGGCCGGCGACGAAATTTAG
- a CDS encoding lipid II flippase Amj family protein, producing the protein MTKHLLLVILLTVLIHLVNTLIYGVRLSGVRTGRLATAYSLFNLIFLISSTANTIQAPLLSSLVEGAINRGLAAVPPGAPAAVLLSSPVYRQELAVLDQNIRLVILAATGGTFLGGLLIPAFVRVFSRTILLFEEVGSVPRLVLFAFSPRRFYRALKNIRPATPETLRQAMRLRATMPKGFLLLNILITGIYTTGVLSALYAGALFPYYRTTATLLSPIVNGIAAVLLATVVDPTAAMLTDQALRGKRSEADIRQMVLFLALTRFAGTILAQALFIPAAELIRFVAALIV; encoded by the coding sequence GTGACGAAACACCTTTTGTTGGTAATTCTGTTGACGGTGCTGATTCATCTTGTGAACACCTTGATTTACGGGGTGCGCCTCTCCGGCGTGCGGACCGGGCGGCTGGCGACCGCCTACTCTCTTTTTAACCTGATCTTCCTTATCTCCAGCACGGCGAACACCATCCAGGCGCCGCTGCTTTCTTCGCTCGTCGAAGGGGCGATCAACCGGGGCTTGGCTGCTGTGCCGCCCGGGGCACCAGCGGCGGTGCTGCTCTCCTCGCCGGTTTACCGGCAGGAGCTCGCCGTGCTCGACCAGAATATCCGCTTGGTGATCCTGGCGGCAACCGGCGGGACATTTTTAGGGGGGCTTTTGATTCCGGCTTTTGTCCGGGTTTTTTCCCGGACGATCCTGCTTTTTGAGGAAGTAGGTTCGGTGCCGCGCCTGGTGCTTTTCGCTTTTTCCCCACGCCGCTTTTACCGAGCGCTCAAAAACATCCGGCCGGCGACGCCGGAAACGCTGCGCCAAGCGATGCGGTTGCGCGCTACGATGCCGAAAGGTTTTCTGTTGCTCAACATCCTGATTACGGGCATCTATACGACGGGGGTACTCTCGGCGCTCTACGCCGGGGCGCTCTTTCCTTACTACCGGACGACGGCAACGCTCCTTTCCCCGATTGTCAACGGCATCGCGGCGGTGCTTTTGGCGACGGTCGTTGACCCGACGGCGGCGATGCTCACCGACCAGGCGCTGCGGGGCAAGCGGAGCGAGGCCGACATCCGGCAGATGGTGCTTTTTCTGGCGCTTACGCGCTTTGCGGGCACAATTTTAGCCCAGGCGCTTTTCATCCCGGCGGCGGAGCTGATCCGCTTCGTTGCCGCGCTGATCGTTTAG
- a CDS encoding UvrD-helicase domain-containing protein has protein sequence MFFPVQEFLKELNPEQRAAVCHTTGPLLVLAGAGSGKTRVLTYRIAYLIREAGVRPENILAITFTNKAAREMRARAERLLPYQAAGLWVMTFHAACLRILRREMQHLGRSPEFVVYDEDDRRALIKECLKEKNLDEKRYPPGGLIAAISWAKNWLVPPEEYARQARTRYDEVVAEVYALYQEKLARYGALDFDDLLGEAVRLFRECPEVLARYQRRFRFILIDEYQDTNHVQYVLVNLLAGGHRNLMVVGDPDQSIYGWRGADIRNILSFERDYPEARVVKLERNYRSTAAILAVADAVIKHNSLRKEKVLRPVQEAGEPPVLYVAADEVAEANFVAGQIGALRQEKGYAYRDFAVLYRTHAQSRVLEEVLLLSGIPYVILGGLRFYERKEIKDLLAYLRLIVNPADALSLKRVINVPPRGIGPGYFGRLLQHAAARGISPVAALCEAEGISGLPQGVRQEMRALGGWLVELRAQALPVTRLVERVLAETGYERHLLAERTPEAQARLENIREFLTVTREFDREERGGLPEFLSEIALFTDVDRYDPETDAVALMTLHSAKGLEFPVVFLTGMEEGLFPHIRSSGEATAIEEERRLCYVGITRAKERLFLTRCEMRHLYGGLQANPPSRFLAEIPPLLLATGRPDAAGDDKGAVVELKPGDRVAHRKWGPGTVVSIAGSGEDTRVTVAFPAVGIKTLLLSYAPLERLAAE, from the coding sequence ATGTTTTTTCCAGTGCAGGAGTTTTTGAAGGAGCTTAATCCGGAGCAGCGGGCGGCGGTCTGCCATACAACGGGGCCGCTTTTGGTGCTGGCCGGGGCCGGCAGCGGCAAGACGCGGGTGCTCACCTACCGGATCGCGTATCTCATCCGGGAGGCCGGCGTCCGGCCCGAGAACATCTTGGCGATCACCTTTACAAACAAGGCGGCGCGGGAGATGCGGGCGCGGGCGGAGCGGCTTTTGCCGTATCAAGCGGCGGGCCTCTGGGTGATGACCTTTCACGCGGCCTGTCTCCGGATTTTGCGCCGGGAGATGCAACATCTCGGCCGCAGCCCGGAATTTGTGGTTTACGACGAAGACGACCGGCGGGCGCTCATTAAGGAGTGCCTGAAGGAAAAGAACCTTGACGAGAAGCGCTACCCGCCCGGCGGTCTCATCGCGGCTATTTCCTGGGCGAAGAACTGGCTCGTGCCGCCGGAAGAGTACGCCCGGCAGGCGCGGACGCGCTACGACGAGGTCGTGGCGGAAGTCTACGCCCTCTACCAGGAGAAGCTCGCGCGCTACGGGGCACTCGATTTCGACGATCTTCTTGGGGAGGCGGTGCGGCTCTTCCGCGAGTGTCCGGAGGTGCTCGCGCGTTACCAGCGACGCTTCCGGTTTATCCTAATCGACGAGTACCAGGATACGAATCACGTGCAGTACGTCCTGGTTAATCTCTTGGCCGGCGGCCACCGGAACCTGATGGTGGTGGGCGATCCGGACCAGTCGATTTACGGCTGGCGGGGCGCCGACATCCGCAACATCCTGAGCTTCGAGCGGGATTACCCGGAGGCGCGGGTGGTGAAGTTAGAGCGGAACTACCGCTCTACCGCCGCCATTCTTGCGGTGGCTGATGCCGTGATCAAGCATAATAGCCTGCGTAAAGAGAAGGTGCTTCGCCCGGTGCAGGAGGCAGGAGAGCCGCCGGTGCTCTACGTGGCGGCGGACGAAGTGGCGGAGGCCAACTTCGTCGCCGGGCAGATCGGGGCGCTCCGCCAGGAAAAGGGCTACGCCTACCGGGATTTCGCGGTCCTCTACCGGACGCACGCCCAGTCGCGCGTGTTAGAGGAGGTTTTGCTGCTCAGCGGCATTCCCTACGTCATCCTCGGCGGCCTCCGCTTCTACGAGCGGAAGGAGATAAAGGATCTGCTCGCCTACCTGCGGCTCATCGTAAACCCGGCGGACGCGCTGAGTCTGAAACGGGTGATTAACGTTCCCCCGCGCGGCATCGGGCCCGGCTACTTCGGGCGGCTCCTGCAGCACGCGGCGGCACGGGGCATCTCTCCGGTGGCGGCGCTCTGCGAAGCCGAGGGGATTTCCGGGCTGCCGCAGGGCGTCCGGCAGGAGATGCGGGCGCTCGGCGGGTGGCTGGTGGAACTGCGGGCGCAAGCCCTTCCGGTCACCCGGCTGGTCGAAAGGGTGCTGGCGGAGACGGGTTACGAGCGCCATCTTTTGGCGGAGCGGACGCCCGAGGCGCAGGCGCGGCTCGAGAACATCAGGGAGTTTCTCACGGTGACGCGCGAGTTCGACCGGGAAGAGCGCGGCGGGCTGCCGGAGTTTCTATCGGAAATCGCGCTTTTTACCGACGTCGACCGTTACGACCCCGAGACGGACGCCGTGGCGCTCATGACGCTGCACAGCGCGAAGGGGCTCGAGTTCCCGGTGGTTTTCCTCACGGGGATGGAGGAGGGCCTTTTCCCCCACATCCGGAGCAGCGGTGAGGCGACCGCGATCGAGGAGGAGCGGCGTCTCTGCTACGTGGGGATCACCCGGGCGAAGGAGCGCCTTTTTCTGACGCGGTGTGAAATGCGCCACCTGTACGGGGGCCTGCAGGCTAACCCGCCGTCGCGCTTCCTCGCCGAAATCCCGCCGTTGTTGCTGGCAACGGGCCGCCCGGACGCAGCGGGTGATGATAAAGGGGCGGTGGTGGAACTTAAGCCGGGCGACCGGGTGGCGCACCGCAAGTGGGGGCCGGGCACGGTGGTAAGTATCGCGGGCAGCGGGGAGGATACCCGGGTGACGGTGGCCTTCCCGGCAGTAGGTATAAAAACGCTGCTTTTAAGTTATGCTCCTCTGGAAAGGCTGGCGGCCGAGTGA
- the murI gene encoding glutamate racemase encodes MNDNRPLGLFDSGLGGLTVFEQVVRILPAEPVVYFGDTANVPYGGRTVKELVELGDRIVRFLLDRKVKAVIFACNTSSSVSIHILRQKYPVPMFGLVEPGARMAVGVTKVKRIGILATEATVRSGSYPAAITALDPEVRVFSQAAPLLVPFVETGKVETPEAAAALQEYLEPLKAAGIDTLILGCTHYPFFAPAISRILGPEVTLVDPAVAMVREVKEELGKRGMLASGGRPRHEFYVSGNPHEFDLLAKRLSPWQLPPAVQVKEQPAQTVIAAAGDLR; translated from the coding sequence ATGAATGACAACCGCCCGCTTGGGCTTTTCGATTCGGGCCTGGGGGGGCTTACGGTTTTCGAACAGGTTGTGCGCATCCTGCCAGCCGAACCGGTGGTCTATTTTGGGGACACGGCAAACGTGCCCTACGGTGGCCGGACGGTTAAAGAGCTGGTGGAGCTCGGCGACCGGATCGTCCGGTTTCTGCTCGATAGGAAGGTGAAGGCGGTCATTTTCGCCTGCAACACGAGCTCTTCGGTTTCGATCCATATTCTGCGGCAGAAGTACCCGGTGCCAATGTTCGGTCTGGTGGAACCGGGGGCGCGGATGGCGGTTGGGGTTACCAAGGTGAAGCGCATCGGCATCCTGGCAACCGAGGCAACGGTGCGCAGCGGTTCTTACCCGGCGGCGATTACTGCTCTTGACCCGGAGGTTCGGGTCTTCAGCCAAGCGGCGCCGCTTTTAGTGCCGTTTGTAGAAACGGGTAAAGTAGAAACACCCGAGGCGGCGGCGGCGCTTCAAGAATACCTGGAGCCCTTGAAAGCCGCCGGCATTGACACGCTCATTCTCGGCTGCACTCACTACCCCTTTTTCGCGCCGGCGATATCCCGGATTTTGGGCCCGGAGGTAACGCTGGTCGATCCGGCAGTAGCGATGGTCCGCGAGGTGAAGGAGGAACTCGGGAAGCGGGGGATGCTGGCGTCCGGCGGTAGGCCCCGGCACGAGTTTTACGTCAGCGGCAACCCACATGAGTTTGACCTGCTCGCGAAGCGGCTTTCGCCGTGGCAGCTCCCGCCGGCGGTGCAGGTGAAGGAACAGCCAGCGCAGACCGTGATCGCTGCTGCGGGTGATTTGCGGTAG
- a CDS encoding 2-hydroxyacyl-CoA dehydratase family protein, producing the protein MKVGFTTTIPVEVLFAAGVTPVDLNNLFISHPEPRKLVERAERAGYPRNVCAWIKGIYGAVLEDPELRTIVAVTQGDCSNTHALMETFELEGIKVIPFAYPYDRDPVLLKAQIERLMAHFDVDWPAVAATKEKLDAVRAKVARLDELTYTTGKVTGEENHYYQVCCSDFQGDFGEYDRKVTDFLRAVAARPQAAFRLRLGYIGVPPIFTDLYAYLEEQGARVVFNETQRQFAMPYRTRDLVEQYLLYTYPYGIFFRLKDIAREIERRRVAGIIHYAQSFCFRQIEDLIVRRLLKVPVLTIEGDQPGPLDARTRIRIDAFLEMLG; encoded by the coding sequence ATGAAAGTCGGTTTTACCACCACAATTCCGGTTGAGGTCCTTTTTGCGGCTGGCGTTACCCCTGTTGACCTCAACAACCTTTTCATCTCCCATCCGGAGCCCCGTAAGCTCGTGGAGCGGGCGGAACGGGCGGGCTACCCCCGGAATGTCTGCGCGTGGATCAAGGGCATCTACGGCGCGGTGCTGGAGGACCCGGAGTTACGGACAATTGTGGCTGTAACCCAGGGAGATTGCAGCAACACGCACGCCCTGATGGAAACCTTCGAACTCGAGGGTATTAAGGTTATCCCTTTCGCCTACCCTTACGACCGGGACCCGGTGCTCCTGAAGGCCCAGATCGAGCGCCTGATGGCTCATTTTGACGTGGACTGGCCCGCGGTGGCAGCGACCAAGGAAAAACTCGATGCGGTGCGCGCCAAAGTGGCGCGGCTAGACGAGCTCACTTACACTACGGGCAAGGTTACGGGGGAGGAGAACCACTACTACCAGGTCTGCTGCAGCGATTTTCAGGGTGACTTTGGGGAGTACGACCGGAAGGTAACGGATTTCCTCCGCGCGGTCGCGGCACGGCCGCAAGCAGCGTTCCGTCTCCGTCTCGGTTACATCGGTGTGCCCCCCATTTTTACGGATCTTTACGCCTACTTGGAAGAGCAGGGGGCGCGGGTCGTCTTCAACGAGACCCAACGCCAGTTCGCCATGCCCTACCGGACGCGCGACCTGGTGGAACAGTATCTTCTTTACACCTACCCTTACGGTATATTTTTCCGTCTGAAAGACATTGCCCGCGAGATAGAACGACGGCGTGTGGCGGGCATCATTCACTACGCGCAGAGCTTTTGTTTCCGCCAGATTGAGGACCTGATTGTCCGGCGTCTGCTGAAGGTTCCCGTGCTGACGATTGAAGGTGACCAGCCCGGGCCCCTCGATGCCCGCACTCGGATCAGGATTGACGCCTTTTTAGAGATGCTCGGCTGA
- a CDS encoding NADH-ubiquinone oxidoreductase-F iron-sulfur binding region domain-containing protein: MVEMVKYFLDFVQKESCGACVPCRVGTKRGQELLERVLKGEATGEDIALLSEVAKAVAPAARCDLGRMAGKALVYALECCQNEFAAHLAGSCSGTVAPNLGWQAIVG; encoded by the coding sequence ATGGTGGAGATGGTCAAATATTTTCTCGACTTCGTTCAGAAAGAGTCCTGCGGCGCGTGCGTTCCCTGCCGCGTAGGGACCAAACGCGGTCAGGAACTCTTGGAGCGCGTGCTTAAGGGAGAGGCAACCGGGGAAGACATCGCTTTGCTCAGCGAAGTGGCCAAGGCCGTTGCGCCTGCAGCCAGATGTGACCTGGGCCGGATGGCGGGCAAGGCGCTGGTCTACGCGCTCGAATGCTGCCAGAACGAGTTTGCGGCCCACCTGGCGGGTTCCTGCTCCGGAACCGTGGCCCCCAATCTTGGCTGGCAGGCAATCGTCGGCTGA
- a CDS encoding cytochrome b/b6 domain-containing protein codes for MEKMVVLRHSVPSRIMHIVLMICWIVLAATGFAVYFKLVGEAVRAAFMQWHIYFAIPLTFVTLGYLVVTPDRAFMFAKELLSWDRDTIAWWKNLGGYPYKLFKIGSPNSPPQSKYNAGQKFYGLCVVATLAILGVTGWSLYFIPQALGKFWTLTFFKLHVWLSFFVTLFMLFVHVPLVIYNWPDFKAMFRFGPGTVPLEWAREHNPKWVEKELALLKED; via the coding sequence ATGGAGAAGATGGTGGTGCTACGCCACTCTGTCCCCAGCAGGATTATGCATATCGTGCTTATGATCTGCTGGATTGTTCTGGCAGCAACCGGGTTTGCCGTCTACTTTAAACTTGTCGGTGAGGCGGTAAGGGCAGCGTTTATGCAGTGGCATATCTACTTTGCCATCCCTTTGACCTTTGTGACGTTGGGTTACCTCGTAGTGACGCCTGACCGCGCGTTTATGTTCGCTAAAGAGCTGCTCAGCTGGGATCGGGATACCATCGCCTGGTGGAAAAACCTCGGCGGCTACCCCTATAAGTTATTTAAAATCGGTTCTCCTAACTCCCCGCCGCAGTCGAAGTATAACGCCGGCCAAAAGTTTTACGGACTGTGCGTCGTGGCCACCCTCGCAATATTAGGAGTAACCGGCTGGTCGCTGTACTTTATTCCCCAAGCGCTGGGAAAATTCTGGACCCTCACCTTTTTCAAACTGCACGTCTGGCTCTCATTCTTTGTGACGCTCTTCATGCTTTTTGTCCATGTCCCGTTAGTAATTTACAACTGGCCAGATTTCAAGGCAATGTTCAGATTCGGTCCGGGCACGGTGCCGTTAGAATGGGCCAGGGAACACAACCCGAAATGGGTGGAAAAAGAATTGGCCTTGCTCAAGGAGGATTAA
- a CDS encoding NADH-dependent [FeFe] hydrogenase, group A6: protein MATVTLRINGQPVTVPAGTTLLAAAAQVGVKIPTLCYLKDIGHDVGACRICVVEVAGKEDFVTACNTPAEEGMEVYTNTPAVRASRRMTLEMILSDHHMDCPTCPRNGNCELQALAAQLNVRTVRLSGATRADFPRDDSTPAIIRDPRKCILCQRCITVCKNIQTVAALELQGQGFDALVGPPGNRKLADTLCVQCGQCALVCPTAAITERDDTPLVWAALADPGKHVVVQTAPATHVTIGEAFGLPPGTDITGKMVAALRRLGFDAVFDTNFTADLTIMEEGSELLKRINEGGVLPQLTSCSPGWINFMEHFYPDLLPHVSTCKSPQQMFGALAKTYYAQQKGLKPEDVFVVSVMPCTAKKFEAQRPEMNAASRYWGNPAIGRDVDVVLTSRELIRMLREAGIDFTALPDEDYDELMGVGTGAAQIFGATGGVMEAALRTAYEIATGKTLARIDFEAVRGMEGIKEATVPMNGTKVKVLVAHGLANARALMDKLRAGELKDYHFIEVMACPGGCIGGGGQPIPTDTGRRRSRIDGCYTRDKALKYRKSHENPEIKKLYQDFLGEPLGHRSHQLLHTSYRPRQSLVARD from the coding sequence ATGGCAACTGTAACTTTACGGATTAACGGCCAACCGGTAACCGTCCCAGCCGGCACCACGCTCTTGGCGGCTGCGGCGCAAGTGGGGGTAAAGATCCCCACCCTCTGCTACCTGAAGGATATCGGGCACGATGTAGGCGCCTGCCGGATCTGCGTGGTTGAGGTGGCGGGCAAGGAAGATTTCGTCACCGCCTGCAACACACCGGCGGAAGAGGGGATGGAGGTATACACCAATACGCCGGCCGTGCGGGCTTCCCGGCGGATGACCCTGGAGATGATCTTATCGGACCACCATATGGACTGCCCCACCTGTCCCCGAAACGGAAACTGCGAACTGCAGGCGTTAGCCGCCCAGCTTAACGTCCGGACGGTGCGTTTGAGCGGCGCTACGCGCGCCGATTTTCCCCGGGATGATTCCACACCCGCAATCATCCGCGACCCGCGCAAGTGCATCCTTTGCCAGCGGTGCATCACGGTTTGCAAAAACATCCAAACGGTCGCCGCGCTCGAGCTCCAGGGACAGGGGTTCGACGCTCTCGTTGGGCCGCCCGGCAACCGCAAGTTAGCCGATACGCTCTGCGTCCAGTGCGGCCAGTGCGCCCTGGTATGCCCGACGGCGGCAATAACCGAGCGGGACGATACCCCTTTGGTATGGGCGGCGCTGGCGGATCCCGGGAAGCATGTCGTGGTCCAGACCGCCCCGGCCACGCACGTTACCATCGGTGAGGCTTTCGGCCTGCCGCCGGGGACGGATATCACGGGGAAAATGGTGGCGGCCCTGCGGCGGCTCGGTTTTGACGCCGTCTTCGATACGAATTTCACGGCGGACCTCACGATTATGGAAGAAGGGTCAGAGCTTTTGAAGCGGATAAATGAGGGCGGCGTCCTGCCGCAACTAACCTCTTGTAGCCCGGGCTGGATCAACTTCATGGAGCACTTCTACCCTGATCTCTTACCGCACGTTTCTACCTGTAAATCGCCCCAGCAGATGTTTGGCGCCCTCGCGAAAACTTATTACGCGCAGCAAAAGGGACTCAAACCGGAAGACGTTTTTGTGGTTTCGGTAATGCCCTGCACGGCCAAGAAATTCGAAGCGCAACGGCCGGAGATGAACGCAGCCAGCCGCTACTGGGGTAACCCCGCTATCGGCAGGGATGTGGACGTGGTACTCACCTCACGGGAGCTCATCCGGATGCTCAGGGAGGCCGGAATCGACTTTACCGCACTCCCAGACGAGGATTACGACGAACTGATGGGTGTCGGTACCGGCGCCGCCCAGATCTTTGGGGCGACGGGCGGCGTGATGGAGGCGGCGTTGCGCACCGCCTACGAGATCGCTACCGGGAAGACGTTGGCGAGGATCGACTTCGAAGCGGTCCGCGGGATGGAAGGGATCAAAGAGGCAACCGTGCCCATGAACGGCACTAAGGTCAAGGTTTTGGTCGCCCACGGGCTTGCCAACGCGCGCGCCTTGATGGATAAACTGCGCGCCGGGGAGCTTAAAGACTATCATTTCATCGAGGTTATGGCGTGTCCTGGTGGGTGCATCGGCGGCGGGGGACAGCCGATTCCCACGGATACCGGGCGCAGGAGATCGCGCATCGACGGCTGCTACACGCGGGATAAAGCACTTAAATACCGGAAATCCCACGAAAATCCGGAGATTAAGAAACTATACCAAGATTTCCTGGGCGAACCCCTAGGGCACCGGTCCCACCAGCTTTTGCATACCAGTTATAGGCCGCGGCAGTCTCTGGTGGCGCGGGATTAG
- the recA gene encoding recombinase RecA, which yields MSDRQKMLEATLLQIERQFGKGAIMRLGEATGRFQVEVIPSGSIALDVALGVGGFPRGRVVEIFGPESSGKTTVALHAIAEAQREGGVAAFIDAEHALDPVYARRLGVDVDNLLVAQPDTGEQALEIAEALVRSGAVDIIVVDSVAALVPRAELEGEMGDIHVGLQARLMSQALRKLTGVISKSRTTAIFINQIREKVGVMFGNPETTPGGRALKFYASVRLEVRKIEDLKQGAEKIGSRVRAKVVKNKMAPPFKQAEFDILYGEGISKEGSLLDAALELKLITKAGTWYAYGDQRLGQGRENARDYLKEHPELCRELEAKVRQALNLSRGETAAGRPETAATRGES from the coding sequence TTGAGCGACCGGCAGAAGATGTTAGAGGCGACGCTCCTGCAGATCGAGCGGCAGTTCGGCAAAGGGGCGATCATGCGTCTGGGAGAGGCGACCGGGCGCTTTCAGGTAGAGGTGATTCCTTCGGGCTCCATCGCGCTCGACGTGGCGCTCGGCGTGGGCGGTTTCCCGCGCGGCCGGGTGGTCGAGATCTTCGGACCGGAATCCTCGGGCAAAACGACGGTGGCGTTGCACGCCATTGCGGAGGCGCAGCGCGAGGGCGGCGTGGCCGCCTTCATCGACGCGGAGCACGCCCTTGATCCGGTCTACGCGCGGCGCCTGGGGGTGGACGTGGACAACCTCTTGGTGGCGCAGCCGGATACCGGAGAGCAGGCGCTCGAGATCGCCGAAGCGCTAGTGCGGAGCGGCGCGGTGGACATCATCGTGGTGGACAGCGTGGCGGCGCTTGTACCCCGGGCGGAGCTGGAGGGGGAGATGGGGGACATCCACGTGGGCCTGCAGGCGCGGCTTATGTCCCAGGCGCTCCGCAAGCTCACCGGCGTCATCAGCAAATCCCGGACCACCGCCATTTTTATCAACCAGATCCGGGAGAAGGTGGGGGTGATGTTCGGCAACCCGGAAACCACGCCGGGTGGACGGGCGCTCAAGTTTTACGCCTCGGTGCGTCTCGAGGTCCGGAAGATTGAGGACCTAAAGCAGGGCGCCGAGAAGATCGGGAGCCGCGTCCGGGCGAAGGTAGTCAAAAACAAGATGGCTCCCCCCTTCAAACAGGCCGAGTTCGACATCCTTTACGGCGAGGGCATCTCGAAGGAAGGGAGCCTCTTGGACGCCGCGTTGGAGCTCAAGCTCATCACCAAGGCGGGAACCTGGTATGCATATGGCGACCAGCGGCTCGGGCAGGGCCGGGAAAACGCGCGCGACTACTTGAAGGAGCACCCGGAGCTCTGCCGCGAGCTTGAGGCAAAAGTGCGCCAGGCGCTAAACCTCTCCCGGGGCGAAACGGCGGCAGGCCGGCCGGAAACGGCCGCGACGCGCGGCGAGAGCTGA